A portion of the Deinococcus peraridilitoris DSM 19664 genome contains these proteins:
- a CDS encoding adenylate/guanylate cyclase domain-containing protein, whose amino-acid sequence MPKPLPLNFQATSAARQEVSVLFADVVGSTALAHALPLEAYSALMTELLQVLILGCAARGGEVLQHQGDAVVAVWPAWQAAFALEAAFESHGRVASLAAATRHGLKLQLRVGVASGEVIIGTVGSSVTAYGLPMNFARRLCDAADAGATLTCAQTQRLTPRATYLSAMALTIPDFPFSELPAQVLLPPSNVTMKIS is encoded by the coding sequence ATGCCCAAACCACTGCCCCTGAACTTCCAAGCCACCTCTGCCGCTCGGCAGGAGGTCAGTGTCCTGTTCGCTGACGTGGTGGGCAGCACTGCCCTGGCCCATGCACTGCCGCTTGAGGCGTACAGCGCGCTGATGACCGAACTGCTGCAGGTGCTGATTCTCGGTTGCGCTGCGCGTGGCGGAGAAGTACTGCAACATCAGGGAGACGCGGTGGTCGCCGTATGGCCGGCCTGGCAGGCCGCTTTCGCGCTGGAAGCGGCTTTCGAGTCTCACGGACGGGTGGCAAGCCTTGCTGCGGCGACCCGGCACGGTCTTAAGCTGCAGTTGCGCGTTGGCGTGGCAAGCGGGGAGGTCATCATCGGCACGGTGGGCAGCAGCGTCACCGCTTACGGCCTGCCCATGAACTTCGCCCGTCGGTTGTGCGACGCTGCTGATGCCGGCGCGACGCTGACCTGCGCGCAAACCCAGCGCCTCACCCCACGCGCGACCTACCTGTCCGCGATGGCGCTCACGATTCCTGATTTTCCGTTCTCGGAGCTTCCGGCGCAGGTACTGCTGCCGCCTAGCAATGTCACCATGAAAATCAGTTGA
- the thrC gene encoding threonine synthase — MPGILEVYRDLLPVTENTPLLSLHEGSTPLIHAPRLSEELGIELHLKFEGLNPTGSFKDRGMVMAVAKAIEDGAQSVICASTGNTSAAAAAYASRAGLRCVVLVPDGNIAMGKLAQALMYGAELVAVRGNFDEALNLVRDIADHEPIVLVNSVNPYRLEGQKTAAFEICDVLGEAPDILALPVGNAGNISAYHKGFREYCQLGKIPALPRLWGIQAEGAAPLARGLDRVENPETVATAIRIGAPASAHLARAAVADTSGLFDMVSDDELLSAYLRLAREGVFCEPASAAGVAGLIKLHAQGRLERGQRVVAVVTGNGLKDPGTALKAVGIEPQAVDATLDAVKRVLWG, encoded by the coding sequence ATGCCCGGCATCCTAGAGGTCTACCGCGATCTGCTTCCCGTCACCGAGAACACCCCGCTGCTGTCCCTGCACGAGGGGAGCACGCCTCTGATTCACGCGCCCCGCCTGTCCGAGGAACTGGGGATCGAGCTGCACCTGAAGTTCGAGGGCCTCAACCCCACGGGGTCGTTCAAGGACCGCGGCATGGTCATGGCCGTCGCCAAGGCCATCGAGGACGGCGCGCAGAGCGTCATCTGCGCCAGCACCGGCAACACCTCGGCGGCGGCGGCGGCCTACGCCTCGCGGGCGGGGCTGCGCTGCGTAGTGCTGGTCCCGGACGGCAACATCGCCATGGGCAAGCTGGCTCAGGCCCTGATGTACGGTGCCGAGCTCGTCGCGGTGCGCGGCAACTTCGATGAGGCCCTCAACCTCGTGCGTGACATCGCCGACCACGAACCGATCGTGCTGGTCAACTCGGTAAACCCCTACCGGCTGGAAGGCCAGAAGACCGCCGCGTTTGAAATCTGCGACGTTCTGGGCGAGGCTCCCGACATCCTGGCACTGCCCGTCGGGAACGCCGGGAACATCAGCGCGTACCACAAAGGCTTTCGCGAGTACTGTCAGCTGGGCAAAATCCCTGCTCTGCCGCGCCTGTGGGGCATTCAGGCCGAGGGCGCGGCTCCGCTCGCGCGCGGTCTCGACCGGGTGGAGAACCCGGAGACGGTCGCCACGGCCATCCGCATCGGCGCCCCCGCGAGCGCGCACCTCGCCCGCGCGGCGGTGGCCGACACGAGTGGCCTCTTTGACATGGTGAGCGATGACGAGCTGCTCAGTGCCTACCTGCGCCTGGCGCGCGAAGGAGTCTTCTGCGAACCGGCGTCGGCGGCAGGCGTGGCCGGGCTGATCAAGCTGCACGCGCAGGGACGTCTGGAGCGCGGGCAACGGGTGGTGGCGGTCGTGACGGGAAACGGCCTCAAGGACCCCGGCACGGCACTCAAGGCCGTGGGCATCGAGCCTCAGGCGGTGGACGCCACGCTCGACGCCGTCAAACGCGTGCTGTGGGGTTGA
- a CDS encoding response regulator transcription factor, translating to MERKPLVLVIEDEKDIARFIELELAAEGYATEVAFDGVTGLSKFREVSPDLVILDLMLPVLDGLEVARRIRKTSNTPIIILTAKDNIQDKVEGLDSGADDYLVKPFSIEELLARVRAHLRRVNPAVTGEVRVADLVMNLDGREIFRGGRRVELSAKEFELLELLARNPGKVFSRFEIEEKVWPEYTGGSNVVDVYIGYLRRKLEEGGERRLIHTVRGVGYVLREE from the coding sequence ATGGAACGCAAGCCGCTTGTACTGGTCATCGAAGACGAAAAAGACATCGCGCGCTTTATTGAACTCGAACTGGCGGCCGAAGGGTACGCCACAGAAGTCGCGTTCGACGGGGTCACCGGCCTCTCCAAATTCCGTGAAGTCTCGCCTGACCTGGTCATCCTCGATTTGATGCTGCCGGTGCTCGACGGCCTGGAGGTCGCGCGCCGTATCCGCAAGACCAGCAACACGCCCATCATCATTCTGACCGCCAAAGACAACATTCAGGACAAAGTCGAAGGCCTGGACTCGGGCGCTGACGACTACCTCGTCAAGCCGTTCTCGATCGAAGAGCTGCTCGCCCGTGTACGCGCGCACCTTCGGCGCGTCAACCCGGCTGTCACCGGTGAAGTGCGCGTGGCCGACCTCGTCATGAACCTCGATGGACGTGAGATCTTTCGTGGTGGACGCCGGGTGGAACTCTCCGCCAAGGAATTCGAACTGCTCGAACTGCTGGCGCGCAATCCCGGCAAGGTTTTTTCACGCTTTGAAATCGAAGAGAAAGTCTGGCCCGAGTACACCGGCGGCAGCAACGTCGTGGACGTGTACATCGGGTACCTGCGCCGCAAGCTTGAGGAAGGCGGCGAACGCCGCTTGATTCACACCGTACGCGGCGTGGGCTACGTCCTGCGCGAAGAGTAA
- the mqnP gene encoding menaquinone biosynthesis prenyltransferase MqnP — protein MAFPALPLKTLLSFVKFEHTVFALPFAYAGMLLAAQQTSGSYWPGAWTLLWVTLAMAGARTAAMAANRLIDARIDALNPRTAGREIPRGKVTPVQAVWLTVVSLLVLGFAAWQLNPLCLALMPLAVFFLILYPYTKRFTWLCHLWLGVTDGAAAAGGWIAVTGRFDWGALLLWLVVIFWMVGLDVIYATQDYDFDRRFRVQSIPARFGVARALRLAAASHALTFGLLIATGLAVGASWPYYLGALVMGAILLYEHRLVNPNDLQRVNVAFFDANMWLALAMLLAVIADVVWRTVA, from the coding sequence GTGGCTTTTCCTGCCTTGCCCCTGAAAACGCTGCTCAGCTTCGTGAAGTTCGAGCACACCGTGTTCGCGCTGCCTTTCGCGTATGCCGGCATGCTGCTGGCGGCGCAGCAGACGAGCGGCTCGTACTGGCCCGGCGCCTGGACGCTGCTCTGGGTCACCCTCGCCATGGCCGGAGCACGCACCGCTGCCATGGCCGCCAACCGCCTGATCGACGCCCGCATCGACGCGCTTAATCCGCGCACGGCGGGCCGGGAGATTCCGCGTGGCAAGGTCACGCCCGTGCAGGCAGTGTGGCTCACGGTGGTCAGCCTGCTGGTGCTGGGCTTTGCGGCCTGGCAGCTCAATCCGCTGTGTCTGGCGCTGATGCCGCTGGCCGTCTTCTTTCTGATCCTGTATCCGTACACCAAGCGCTTCACCTGGTTGTGCCACCTGTGGCTGGGCGTCACCGACGGCGCGGCGGCGGCTGGAGGCTGGATCGCGGTGACCGGTCGCTTCGACTGGGGCGCGTTGCTGCTGTGGCTGGTGGTGATCTTCTGGATGGTGGGTCTCGACGTGATCTACGCCACGCAGGATTACGACTTCGACCGGCGCTTTCGGGTGCAGAGCATTCCGGCGCGTTTCGGCGTTGCACGGGCGCTGCGTCTGGCGGCCGCCTCGCACGCGCTGACCTTCGGCCTGCTGATCGCAACGGGCCTGGCGGTGGGCGCGAGCTGGCCTTACTACCTGGGTGCGCTGGTGATGGGTGCCATCCTGCTCTACGAACACCGGCTGGTCAATCCGAACGACCTGCAACGGGTCAACGTGGCCTTTTTCGATGCCAACATGTGGCTGGCCCTGGCGATGCTGCTGGCCGTGATCGCTGATGTCGTCTGGCGGACCGTGGCGTGA
- the crcB gene encoding fluoride efflux transporter CrcB — translation MTALLIALAAAGGAAARFLVDSLVSGRLGRWPWGTLCVNLSGSLALGLLVGLTLEGVVSPTDRLVVGTGFLGAYTTFSTWMYDCVRLTEQGAWGRAWFNALGSLMLGVLAAALGLWTAGQW, via the coding sequence GTGACGGCGCTGCTGATCGCGCTGGCCGCGGCGGGCGGGGCTGCGGCACGCTTTCTGGTCGACTCCCTGGTTTCCGGGCGGCTGGGGCGCTGGCCGTGGGGCACCCTGTGCGTCAATCTGAGTGGTTCGCTGGCACTGGGCCTGCTGGTCGGGCTGACGCTCGAGGGTGTCGTCTCCCCCACCGACCGCCTGGTGGTGGGCACCGGCTTTCTGGGCGCCTACACGACCTTTTCGACCTGGATGTACGACTGCGTCCGGCTGACCGAGCAGGGTGCGTGGGGGCGGGCGTGGTTCAACGCGCTGGGCAGCCTGATGCTGGGCGTGCTGGCCGCCGCACTCGGGCTGTGGACGGCGGGGCAGTGGTAA
- a CDS encoding fluoride efflux transporter FluC gives MLWQLAAVALGGAVGGLLRASLIQAFPGWPGTLPLVILAENVTGAFLLGLVLTLLLRRPRIPQGVRLFVCTGVLGSFTTFSNLTLDVVQLASAGQFALALAYALGSVLLGLTATLLGVTIGRRLGTGSDVSSSAPSGGLR, from the coding sequence TTGCTGTGGCAGCTGGCTGCCGTGGCATTGGGCGGGGCGGTCGGGGGCCTGCTGCGCGCCTCGCTGATTCAGGCCTTTCCGGGGTGGCCCGGCACCCTGCCCCTGGTGATTCTGGCTGAAAACGTGACGGGAGCCTTTCTGCTCGGTCTGGTGCTGACACTGCTGTTGCGCCGCCCCCGCATCCCCCAGGGCGTGCGGCTGTTCGTGTGTACGGGCGTGCTGGGTTCATTCACGACTTTCTCGAACCTGACCCTCGATGTGGTACAGCTGGCGAGCGCCGGTCAATTCGCTTTGGCCCTGGCGTACGCGCTGGGGAGTGTTCTGCTCGGACTCACGGCGACGCTGCTTGGCGTGACCATCGGGCGCCGCCTGGGGACCGGCAGCGACGTGTCCTCGTCTGCACCTTCCGGAGGTCTGCGGTGA
- a CDS encoding sensor histidine kinase yields MTLRWRLTLFYTSLLAMLLLIIAVSVVWVLESNLVRNIGDQLRSDYRQISLRSNRFGLDGPLNFNSNAVFADISLYGSFDQMVGVTPDQVREISTEQLEISILPSEERTYNLQSGQSGGDPPVLQLSRAELASLQRSKDLQIMAIKTLRRPRDAQGIPVLVLSSVVPFTKIDRLNNTAEPSSGILHLARDLTPVYRTVRQLQFIMLLVSLAGILLAGVGAYALSGRALRPLRLVRKAAESISEKTLRQRVPAPNTGDEVEALAHALNSMLDRIERSFEVQRRFTSDASHELRTPVTAIGGHAGYLLRRTQPTVQQAESITIIKNEADRLSGLIASLLELARSDSGVMQLRHQRMLARFFLEDIAREVRPLASAQGAEVIAEGEEVEFLADPDRLRQVVLNLVSNALKAGANCVTLRSEQTGSHLRLQVQDDGPGIPEEHLGRLFDRFYRVEESRSRDQGGSGLGLAIVKAIVDAHGGRIWVESTVGVGTSVYVELPVGRIEEREADPEVA; encoded by the coding sequence ATGACCCTGCGCTGGCGCCTGACGCTGTTTTACACTTCGCTGCTGGCGATGTTGCTCCTGATCATCGCGGTATCGGTGGTGTGGGTGCTGGAAAGCAACCTGGTGCGCAACATCGGCGACCAGCTGCGCTCGGACTACCGCCAGATCAGTTTGCGCAGCAACCGCTTCGGGCTCGACGGACCGCTCAACTTCAACTCCAACGCGGTGTTTGCCGACATCTCGCTGTATGGCAGCTTCGATCAGATGGTGGGCGTGACCCCTGATCAGGTGCGTGAGATCAGCACCGAGCAGCTGGAAATTTCGATTCTTCCCAGCGAAGAGCGAACGTACAACCTGCAAAGCGGGCAAAGCGGGGGCGATCCGCCGGTGCTGCAGCTCAGCCGCGCCGAACTGGCGAGCCTGCAACGCAGCAAGGATCTGCAGATCATGGCCATCAAGACCCTGAGGCGTCCACGGGACGCGCAGGGCATTCCGGTGCTGGTGCTGTCCAGCGTGGTCCCGTTTACCAAAATCGACCGGCTGAACAACACCGCCGAACCATCAAGCGGCATACTGCACCTCGCCCGCGACCTGACTCCGGTCTACCGCACGGTGCGGCAGTTGCAGTTCATCATGCTGCTGGTCTCGCTCGCAGGCATCCTGCTGGCCGGAGTCGGTGCCTACGCACTTTCGGGCCGCGCGCTGCGCCCACTGCGGCTGGTGCGCAAGGCGGCCGAGTCGATCAGCGAGAAAACCCTGCGCCAGCGTGTTCCGGCGCCGAACACCGGCGACGAGGTCGAGGCGCTGGCGCACGCCCTCAACAGCATGCTCGACCGCATCGAGCGCTCATTTGAAGTGCAGCGCCGCTTCACTTCGGACGCCAGCCACGAACTGCGCACCCCCGTGACGGCCATCGGCGGGCACGCCGGTTACCTGCTGCGGCGCACCCAGCCCACGGTGCAGCAGGCCGAGAGCATCACCATCATCAAGAACGAGGCCGATCGTCTCAGTGGCCTGATCGCCAGCCTGCTGGAACTGGCCCGGTCGGACAGCGGCGTGATGCAGCTGCGGCATCAGCGCATGCTGGCCAGGTTCTTTCTGGAGGACATCGCCCGTGAAGTGCGCCCCCTGGCGAGCGCGCAGGGGGCAGAGGTGATCGCCGAAGGCGAGGAAGTCGAGTTTCTGGCCGACCCCGACCGGCTGCGTCAGGTGGTACTCAACCTGGTCTCGAACGCCCTCAAGGCCGGAGCGAACTGCGTGACGCTGCGCAGCGAGCAGACGGGAAGCCATCTGCGGCTGCAGGTGCAGGACGACGGACCGGGCATTCCCGAAGAGCACCTGGGGCGGCTCTTTGACCGCTTTTACCGCGTCGAGGAATCCCGCTCGCGCGATCAGGGCGGCAGCGGGCTGGGCCTGGCCATCGTCAAGGCGATCGTGGACGCGCACGGTGGCCGCATCTGGGTCGAAAGTACCGTGGGCGTGGGCACCAGCGTGTACGTGGAACTGCCCGTCGGCAGGATCGAGGAGCGCGAGGCCGACCCCGAAGTGGCCTGA
- the thrB gene encoding homoserine kinase, whose translation MISDFAPFSVRAPASSANLGPGFDCVGLALDLYTTVQVERAARPEVVTDLPGVPLDESNAVYAGALLAARAVGRPLPPLRLTVRSQVPLARGLGSSAAALVAGLQAGNTVLGEPLGMQELLDLASGEEGHPDNVGACLLGGAVIATMNREGVRFVRTGVPAHFGVLLLVPEFELRTSEARRVLPVNYSRADAVHALSHAALLAAGFVSGDLGVIGAAMRDRLHEPFRAPLVPGLLDILEGARDHGAVGAALSGAGPSVLCLYDRREARVQARLTAFLARVMRQHELTGKVLPLSVDVDGVQVRTSSPQAF comes from the coding sequence TTGATCAGTGACTTCGCGCCTTTCAGCGTGCGGGCGCCCGCGTCGAGCGCCAACCTGGGGCCGGGCTTCGACTGCGTGGGTCTCGCGCTCGACCTGTACACGACCGTACAGGTCGAGCGCGCGGCGCGCCCCGAGGTGGTCACCGATCTGCCGGGTGTGCCGCTCGACGAGAGCAACGCGGTGTACGCGGGGGCGTTGCTGGCCGCCAGGGCCGTCGGGCGCCCCCTGCCGCCGCTGCGCCTCACGGTCCGCAGTCAGGTGCCCCTCGCACGCGGGTTGGGATCGAGCGCGGCGGCCCTGGTGGCCGGACTTCAGGCGGGAAACACCGTACTGGGAGAGCCGCTGGGGATGCAGGAACTGCTCGACCTCGCGTCCGGTGAGGAAGGGCACCCGGACAACGTGGGCGCCTGCCTGCTGGGCGGCGCGGTGATCGCCACCATGAACCGCGAGGGCGTGCGCTTCGTGCGCACCGGGGTTCCGGCGCACTTCGGGGTGCTGCTGCTGGTCCCGGAGTTCGAACTGCGCACGTCCGAGGCGCGGCGGGTGCTGCCGGTGAACTACTCACGGGCGGACGCGGTGCACGCACTGTCGCACGCGGCACTGCTCGCGGCAGGCTTTGTCTCGGGAGATCTCGGGGTGATCGGGGCGGCCATGCGTGACCGCCTGCACGAACCCTTCCGGGCACCGCTGGTGCCGGGCCTGCTCGACATTCTGGAAGGCGCGCGCGATCACGGGGCGGTGGGCGCGGCCCTGTCCGGAGCGGGGCCCAGCGTGCTGTGCCTGTACGACCGCCGTGAAGCGCGCGTGCAGGCCCGCCTGACGGCGTTTCTGGCGCGTGTGATGCGCCAGCACGAACTGACCGGTAAAGTGCTGCCCCTCAGCGTGGACGTGGATGGCGTGCAGGTACGCACGAGTTCGCCCCAGGCATTCTGA
- a CDS encoding ribonuclease catalytic domain-containing protein, whose amino-acid sequence MTELTTVAHNASLVLYKQKPARVSSTTGDKLDIETSGGTVRVRPKDVLVLHPGPLTSLSALRTLVGEPAEVWELMEGAALPLSDVAELAFGDFTPDSALAVWGWVQEGTYFGGTPSNIVPRSAAQVQATLTQKEARADESRAWEVFLDGLRRGEVSDPRRLADVEALALGRAQKSRTLNALGRPETPENAHALLLSLKVWDETRHPYPARFGAALSAPHLPVPSLPGEERLDLSHLSALAIDDEGSSDPDDALSLERLVLENGEAGWRLWVHVADAAALVAPDGEIDREARKRGATLYLPETTVPMLPEPITGQLGLGLADTSPALSIAVQLSAAFEPQGAEVHLTRIRVTRLTYAEAQRALDAGQPGPLQELAALAVTARTRREAAGAVMLELPEVRVRVRDGEVIITPLPPLQSRAVVQEAMMLAGESVATWAQQRDLPLPFAAQDPPLARVEGEQLAQQWARRKSLSRTRFSPRAGRHAGLGLQAYAQATSPLRRYLDLVVHQQLRAALRGERPLTGAEIAARIAEADLAAGAVRAAERAANRHWTLVYLSRRPGWSGEGVVVERRGAVTTVLLGDLALDVPLTTSTALGEELRLELGEIDLPSLTSRWRVVTDS is encoded by the coding sequence ATGACCGAACTCACAACCGTGGCACACAACGCCAGCCTGGTGCTCTACAAACAAAAGCCGGCCCGCGTGAGCAGCACAACCGGAGACAAGCTGGACATCGAAACGTCCGGCGGGACCGTGCGCGTGCGCCCCAAAGACGTGCTGGTCCTGCATCCCGGTCCGCTGACCAGCCTGAGCGCCCTGCGCACGCTCGTGGGCGAACCGGCCGAAGTCTGGGAACTGATGGAGGGCGCCGCGCTGCCGCTCTCCGACGTGGCCGAGCTGGCCTTTGGCGACTTCACCCCGGACAGCGCGCTGGCAGTGTGGGGCTGGGTGCAGGAGGGTACGTATTTCGGCGGTACACCGTCGAACATCGTTCCACGAAGCGCCGCGCAGGTGCAGGCCACCCTGACCCAGAAAGAGGCCAGGGCAGACGAGTCACGCGCCTGGGAAGTCTTTCTGGACGGTCTGCGGCGAGGCGAGGTCAGCGACCCGCGCAGACTCGCCGACGTCGAGGCGCTCGCGCTGGGACGGGCACAGAAATCACGCACCCTGAATGCACTGGGGCGCCCGGAAACGCCGGAAAACGCGCACGCGCTGCTGCTTTCCCTGAAAGTCTGGGACGAGACGCGCCATCCTTACCCGGCACGCTTCGGCGCGGCACTCTCGGCACCCCACTTGCCCGTCCCTTCGCTGCCCGGCGAGGAGCGGCTGGACCTGTCGCACCTGAGCGCACTGGCCATCGACGATGAGGGCAGCAGCGATCCTGACGACGCCCTCAGCCTGGAGCGCCTGGTCCTTGAAAACGGCGAAGCAGGCTGGCGCCTGTGGGTTCACGTGGCCGACGCGGCGGCCCTGGTGGCGCCGGATGGCGAGATCGACCGTGAGGCCCGCAAACGGGGCGCCACCCTCTACCTGCCCGAGACCACCGTGCCGATGCTGCCCGAACCCATCACCGGGCAGCTGGGACTGGGGCTCGCCGATACGTCGCCGGCGCTGAGCATCGCCGTACAGCTCAGCGCCGCCTTCGAGCCGCAGGGCGCCGAGGTACACCTGACGCGTATCCGGGTGACGCGCCTGACCTACGCCGAAGCTCAGCGGGCACTGGACGCCGGGCAGCCGGGCCCCCTGCAGGAGCTGGCAGCGCTGGCCGTCACGGCCCGCACTCGCCGTGAAGCCGCCGGAGCGGTCATGCTGGAGCTGCCCGAAGTGCGCGTGCGTGTGCGCGACGGTGAAGTGATTATCACCCCGCTGCCTCCCCTGCAGAGCCGGGCGGTGGTGCAGGAAGCCATGATGCTGGCCGGCGAGTCGGTGGCAACCTGGGCACAGCAACGCGATCTGCCGCTGCCGTTTGCCGCGCAGGACCCGCCGCTCGCGCGCGTCGAAGGCGAACAGCTCGCACAGCAATGGGCACGGCGCAAGTCGCTCAGCCGCACCCGATTTTCGCCCAGAGCGGGACGGCACGCCGGCCTCGGGCTGCAGGCCTACGCGCAGGCAACCAGCCCCCTGAGGCGATACCTGGATCTGGTGGTGCACCAGCAGCTGCGTGCCGCATTGCGGGGTGAACGGCCCCTGACGGGTGCCGAGATTGCCGCCCGCATCGCCGAAGCCGACCTCGCAGCCGGAGCGGTGCGCGCGGCGGAGCGCGCGGCCAATCGCCACTGGACGCTGGTGTACCTGAGCCGCCGGCCAGGCTGGTCAGGTGAGGGCGTGGTCGTGGAGCGCCGGGGAGCGGTCACCACCGTGTTGCTGGGTGATCTGGCGCTGGATGTCCCACTGACGACTTCCACGGCATTGGGCGAGGAGCTGCGCCTGGAACTCGGTGAAATCGATCTGCCCAGCCTCACCAGCCGCTGGCGCGTGGTCACCGATTCCTGA
- a CDS encoding DUF2089 domain-containing protein has product MPKPLPLPFPGVSEMPLVTELRFPESGVTVQGEFELNEFAVLSPENLEFLRLYIKVRGNLKEVERILGVSYPTVRSRFDALLRAIGYEPEERDPRDETLALLERGQISPEEALKRLRK; this is encoded by the coding sequence ATGCCCAAGCCCTTGCCGCTGCCGTTTCCCGGGGTCAGCGAAATGCCCCTGGTGACCGAACTGCGCTTTCCCGAATCAGGCGTGACCGTGCAAGGCGAGTTCGAACTCAACGAGTTTGCAGTTCTGAGCCCCGAGAACCTGGAGTTTCTGCGCCTCTATATCAAGGTGCGCGGCAACCTCAAGGAAGTCGAGCGCATCCTGGGCGTCTCCTATCCCACGGTCCGCTCGCGTTTCGACGCTCTGCTGCGCGCCATCGGCTACGAACCCGAGGAGCGTGATCCGCGCGACGAAACGCTGGCGCTGCTGGAACGCGGTCAGATCAGCCCGGAAGAAGCCCTCAAGCGCCTGCGCAAGTAG
- a CDS encoding DUF4097 family beta strand repeat-containing protein, producing MNSQDDFRARVQALVAEGKLTAAEAETLLAAPSAGVQRTAEVPEQQAPRRLRIAMQGASVQVYADSGLTTPQVTAEGEGRIELLAGPDGWTLRRERESEGWLNRLTQGLFRESLKIELRIPEDFRDVSIDLAGGNVRLHDLNARVQGKVSGGNLHLGQVSALNVNVTGGNLQATATLEEGEHSVKLTGGNATLSVPNAASVRLNAQVVGGSLRTHGFAVKRRDTSPATATYEGYTQGNIRLNVSITGGNATLTGAGVSASSEEHDGKGEVSA from the coding sequence ATGAATTCACAGGATGACTTTCGGGCACGTGTACAGGCCCTGGTGGCCGAGGGCAAACTCACCGCCGCAGAAGCCGAGACGCTGCTTGCCGCCCCGTCTGCTGGCGTGCAGCGCACTGCCGAAGTGCCCGAACAGCAAGCGCCACGCCGTCTGCGCATCGCGATGCAGGGTGCCAGCGTGCAGGTTTACGCCGATTCCGGCCTCACCACGCCGCAGGTCACAGCCGAAGGCGAGGGCCGTATCGAACTCCTGGCCGGTCCGGACGGCTGGACGCTGCGGCGCGAACGCGAAAGCGAGGGCTGGTTGAATCGTCTGACGCAAGGTCTTTTTCGGGAAAGTCTCAAAATCGAGCTGCGTATTCCCGAGGACTTTCGTGACGTGAGCATCGATCTGGCCGGCGGCAACGTCCGTCTGCACGACCTGAATGCTCGGGTGCAGGGCAAGGTGTCCGGAGGAAACCTGCACCTGGGGCAGGTCAGCGCCCTCAACGTCAACGTCACGGGCGGCAACCTGCAGGCCACGGCCACCCTGGAGGAAGGCGAGCACAGCGTGAAGCTGACAGGCGGCAACGCCACCCTCAGCGTGCCCAACGCCGCCTCCGTCCGCCTGAACGCGCAGGTGGTGGGTGGCAGCCTGCGCACTCACGGCTTCGCCGTGAAACGGCGGGACACCAGCCCCGCCACGGCGACCTATGAAGGGTATACCCAGGGCAATATCCGTCTGAACGTATCGATCACCGGTGGCAACGCCACCCTGACAGGTGCGGGTGTCAGCGCGTCTTCCGAAGAGCATGACGGCAAAGGAGAGGTGAGCGCATGA